In Sphingomonas sp. Leaf357, a single genomic region encodes these proteins:
- the mutS gene encoding DNA mismatch repair protein MutS has product MMAQYLSLKAEAQDCLLFYRMGDFFEMFFEDAKIAAACLDIALTARGEHAGVPIPMCGVPVHSAEGYLARLIKAGHRVAIAEQTESPAEAKKRAGKTLVSRDIIRVVTAGTLTEEALLDARAANWCVAIGEAAGGVAIAAADVSTGRFELIECSAGGLGAELARLAPAETIASDASAFAEAATTLRPRGDFDSGDAERRIRTLYGVATLDGFGQFSRAGLAAAGGLIAYLEHTAKGSLPFLRPPRIAHAAQAMAIDAATRESLELTQTTTGTRKGSLLDAIDRTVTGGGARLLAADIGAPLMARDGIEARLDLVQLLAEDAHLRDALRTTLRGLADIGRALGRLAAGRGSPRDLGQLRDGLDGAWRLGERLERVATPPVLLTTLAPQLRGHGALIDLLTRALVPAPPIDAAQGGYIAQGYDAALDDLRDAGAGGRRAIAALEAEYRTRTGIAALKIKHNGVLGYHIEVAAKNADALMKPDSGFTHRQTMAGAVRFNAPELHDVALKVTQAGAHALAAEASHLEDLTAAALDGREQIAATADALARLDVSAALAERAIEGGWARPALVDHACFEIVGGRHPVVEDALAKRGERFVANDCNLSEDSRLWLVTGPNMGGKSTFLRQNALIAVLAQAGSYVPATSATLGLVDRLFSRVGASDNLARGRSTFMVEMVETAAILAQATPRSFVILDEVGRGTSTYDGLAIAWAVVEAIHEDNRCRCLFATHYHELTRLAERCDALTLHHVRAREWKGELVLLHEVSEGPADRSYGLAVARLAGLPPVTIARAKSVLAKLEAGRAKTGGLAAGLDDLPLFAAMAEAVEEECDRIRAEVERIDVDSLTPREALEVLYRLKAISREA; this is encoded by the coding sequence ATGATGGCGCAATATCTGTCGCTGAAGGCCGAGGCGCAGGATTGCCTGTTGTTCTACCGCATGGGCGATTTCTTCGAGATGTTCTTCGAGGATGCGAAGATCGCCGCCGCGTGCCTCGATATCGCGCTCACCGCGCGGGGCGAGCATGCGGGCGTGCCGATCCCGATGTGCGGCGTGCCGGTGCATTCCGCCGAAGGATATCTGGCGCGACTGATCAAGGCGGGGCACCGCGTCGCCATCGCCGAGCAGACCGAGAGCCCGGCCGAGGCGAAGAAGCGCGCCGGCAAGACGCTGGTTTCGCGCGATATCATCCGCGTGGTGACGGCGGGTACGCTTACCGAGGAGGCCCTGCTCGATGCGCGCGCGGCCAATTGGTGCGTCGCGATCGGTGAAGCGGCGGGGGGCGTGGCGATCGCGGCGGCCGATGTTTCGACCGGGCGGTTCGAACTGATCGAGTGCAGCGCGGGTGGTCTGGGCGCGGAACTCGCACGCCTCGCGCCGGCCGAGACGATCGCGTCGGACGCCAGCGCCTTCGCCGAAGCCGCCACGACGCTCCGGCCGCGCGGCGATTTCGACAGCGGCGATGCCGAGCGGCGGATCAGGACGCTGTATGGAGTCGCCACATTGGACGGCTTTGGCCAGTTCAGCCGCGCAGGGCTCGCGGCGGCGGGCGGGTTGATCGCGTATCTCGAACATACCGCCAAGGGCTCGCTGCCGTTCCTGCGCCCGCCGCGCATCGCGCATGCCGCGCAGGCGATGGCGATCGACGCGGCGACTCGAGAGAGCCTGGAACTGACGCAGACGACGACCGGCACGCGCAAGGGCAGCCTGCTCGACGCGATCGACCGCACGGTAACAGGCGGCGGCGCACGCCTGCTCGCCGCCGATATCGGCGCGCCGTTGATGGCGCGGGACGGGATCGAGGCGCGGCTCGATCTGGTGCAATTGCTCGCCGAGGATGCGCATCTGCGCGACGCGCTGCGCACCACATTGCGCGGCCTCGCAGATATCGGTCGGGCGTTGGGACGGCTGGCGGCGGGGCGGGGGTCTCCGCGCGATCTCGGCCAGTTGCGCGACGGGCTGGACGGCGCGTGGCGGCTGGGCGAGCGGCTCGAGCGCGTAGCCACGCCGCCTGTCCTGCTCACCACGCTCGCCCCGCAGCTGCGCGGCCACGGTGCGTTGATCGATCTGCTGACCCGCGCGCTGGTGCCCGCGCCGCCGATCGACGCGGCGCAGGGTGGCTATATCGCGCAGGGCTATGACGCCGCGCTCGACGATCTGCGCGATGCGGGGGCCGGGGGCAGGCGGGCGATCGCCGCGCTGGAGGCGGAGTACCGCACCCGCACCGGCATCGCCGCGCTCAAGATCAAGCATAATGGCGTGCTCGGCTATCATATCGAGGTCGCGGCGAAGAATGCCGATGCGCTGATGAAACCCGACAGCGGCTTCACGCACCGCCAGACGATGGCCGGCGCGGTGCGCTTCAACGCGCCCGAATTGCACGACGTCGCGCTGAAGGTGACGCAGGCCGGGGCGCACGCGCTGGCAGCCGAGGCGTCGCACCTCGAAGACCTCACCGCCGCCGCGCTCGATGGGCGCGAGCAGATCGCCGCCACCGCCGATGCGCTGGCGAGGCTGGACGTGTCGGCGGCGCTGGCGGAACGCGCGATCGAGGGCGGCTGGGCGCGTCCCGCTCTGGTTGATCACGCCTGTTTCGAGATCGTCGGCGGGCGGCATCCGGTGGTCGAGGATGCCCTGGCTAAGCGCGGCGAACGCTTCGTCGCCAACGATTGCAACCTGTCGGAGGATTCGCGGCTGTGGCTGGTGACGGGGCCGAACATGGGCGGCAAATCGACCTTCCTGCGCCAGAACGCGCTGATCGCGGTGCTGGCGCAGGCCGGCAGCTACGTACCCGCCACCTCGGCAACCCTCGGTCTGGTCGATCGCCTGTTCAGTCGCGTCGGCGCGTCGGACAATCTCGCGCGCGGGCGATCGACCTTCATGGTCGAGATGGTCGAGACGGCGGCGATCCTCGCCCAGGCGACACCGCGCAGCTTCGTGATCCTCGACGAGGTCGGGCGCGGCACGTCCACCTATGACGGTCTCGCCATCGCCTGGGCGGTGGTCGAGGCGATCCACGAGGACAATCGCTGTCGCTGCCTGTTCGCGACGCACTATCACGAACTGACGCGCCTCGCCGAACGCTGCGACGCGCTGACTCTCCACCATGTTCGCGCGCGCGAATGGAAGGGTGAACTTGTGCTGCTTCACGAGGTGTCGGAAGGCCCGGCGGATCGCAGCTACGGCCTCGCCGTCGCGCGCCTCGCCGGCCTGCCCCCTGTGACGATCGCGCGCGCCAAGTCGGTCCTCGCGAAGCTGGAGGCCGGCCGCGCCAAGACCGGTGGTCTGGCGGCAGGCCTAGACGATTTGCCGCTCTTCGCCGCGATGGCGGAGGCGGTGGAGGAGGAATGCGATCGGATTCGCGCGGAGGTGGAGCGCATCGACGTCGATTCGCTGACCCCGCGCGAGGCGCTTGAGGTGCTGTACCGACTAAAGGCGATCAGCCGGGAGGCCTGA
- a CDS encoding NADP-dependent malic enzyme produces MSDETNLQFSEREALLFHSEGRPGKIEIIASKPMATQRDLALAYSPGVAVPVQAIADDPATAYDYTAKGNLVAVISNGTAILGMGNLGALASKPVMEGKAVLFKRFADVDAIDIELKTEDVNRFIDAVELMEPTFGGINLEDIKAPECFIIEQTLRERMNIPVFHDDQHGTAIITAAGLINACLLTGRDLKDIKVAVNGAGAAAIACTELMKAMGVRHDNVIMCDRTGVIYQGRDNVNQWQSAHAAKTDRRTLQEALHGADVFLGLSAAGALKPEMVKDMAPAPIIFAMANPEPEIRPELAKAARPDAIVATGRSDYPNQVNNVLGFPFIFRGALDVRATEINDEMKIAAANAIATLARQQVPEEVAIAYGVRHSFGPEYIIPAPFDPRLMEVVSVAVAQAAMDSGVATKPIVDMDAYRTKLRARLNPTTSVLSLAYEGAKAHPKRVLFAEGEEEVVLRAAIAFKDGGYGTPVLVGRDDVPERLKALGVSDPESYELHNSRKSPLVPQMVDFLYGRLQRRGYLRRDCERMINQDRNIFGAVLLQLGHADAMITGITRTYAHTMREVRRVIDPEAGRTPFGIHLMVGQSHTVFMADTTINERPSAEELADIAEQTAAVARRMGHEPRVAFLSYSTFGNPEGHWLENIRAAVAVLDARQVGFEYEGEMAPDVALNPKQLANYPFARLSGPANVLIMPGLQSANISAKLLRELGGDAVIGPMLVGMEKPVQIAPMTSTASELVTLAVLAAGGIAR; encoded by the coding sequence ATGTCCGACGAAACCAACCTGCAGTTTTCCGAGCGCGAGGCGCTGCTGTTCCATTCGGAGGGTCGCCCCGGCAAGATCGAGATCATCGCCTCGAAGCCGATGGCGACGCAGCGCGACCTGGCGCTCGCTTATTCGCCCGGCGTCGCGGTCCCGGTGCAGGCGATCGCCGACGATCCCGCAACCGCCTACGATTACACCGCCAAGGGCAATCTGGTCGCGGTGATCTCCAACGGCACCGCGATCCTCGGCATGGGCAATCTCGGTGCGCTCGCCTCCAAGCCGGTGATGGAGGGCAAGGCGGTGCTGTTCAAACGCTTCGCCGATGTCGATGCGATCGATATCGAGCTGAAGACGGAGGACGTGAATCGCTTCATCGACGCGGTCGAGCTGATGGAGCCGACCTTCGGCGGGATCAACCTGGAGGACATCAAGGCACCGGAATGCTTCATCATCGAGCAGACGTTGCGCGAACGGATGAACATCCCGGTGTTCCATGACGACCAGCATGGCACAGCGATCATCACCGCCGCCGGGCTGATCAACGCCTGCCTGCTGACCGGGCGCGATCTGAAGGACATCAAGGTCGCGGTGAACGGCGCGGGCGCGGCGGCGATCGCCTGCACCGAACTGATGAAGGCGATGGGCGTACGCCACGACAACGTCATCATGTGCGACCGGACCGGCGTGATCTATCAGGGTCGCGACAATGTGAACCAGTGGCAGTCGGCGCATGCCGCGAAGACCGACCGGCGCACGCTGCAGGAAGCGCTGCACGGTGCCGACGTGTTCCTGGGCCTGTCCGCCGCGGGCGCCTTGAAGCCCGAGATGGTCAAGGACATGGCGCCTGCCCCGATCATCTTCGCGATGGCCAATCCGGAGCCGGAGATCCGCCCCGAACTGGCCAAGGCGGCACGGCCCGACGCGATCGTCGCCACCGGACGGTCGGATTATCCGAACCAGGTCAACAACGTGCTGGGCTTCCCGTTCATCTTCCGCGGCGCGCTCGACGTACGCGCGACCGAGATCAACGACGAGATGAAGATCGCGGCCGCCAACGCCATCGCCACCCTCGCCCGCCAGCAGGTGCCCGAGGAAGTGGCCATCGCCTATGGCGTTCGCCACAGCTTCGGCCCGGAATACATCATCCCCGCGCCGTTCGATCCGCGCCTGATGGAAGTGGTGTCCGTCGCGGTCGCGCAGGCGGCGATGGATTCGGGCGTGGCGACCAAGCCGATCGTCGACATGGACGCGTATCGCACCAAGCTGCGCGCGCGTCTCAACCCGACCACGTCGGTGCTGAGCCTCGCCTACGAAGGCGCGAAGGCGCATCCCAAGCGCGTATTGTTCGCGGAAGGCGAGGAGGAGGTCGTGCTGCGCGCCGCGATCGCCTTCAAGGACGGCGGCTACGGCACGCCGGTGCTGGTCGGGCGCGACGACGTGCCGGAGCGGCTGAAGGCGCTCGGCGTGTCGGACCCCGAAAGCTACGAACTGCACAATAGCCGCAAGTCGCCGCTGGTGCCGCAGATGGTCGACTTCCTCTATGGCCGGTTGCAGCGCCGCGGGTATTTGCGTCGCGATTGCGAGCGGATGATCAACCAGGATCGCAACATCTTCGGCGCGGTGCTGCTGCAGCTCGGCCATGCCGACGCGATGATCACCGGCATCACCCGCACCTATGCGCATACGATGCGCGAGGTGCGCCGCGTGATCGATCCCGAGGCCGGGCGCACGCCCTTCGGCATCCACCTGATGGTCGGGCAGAGCCACACCGTGTTCATGGCCGACACCACGATCAACGAGCGGCCGAGCGCGGAAGAACTCGCGGATATCGCCGAACAGACCGCCGCCGTGGCACGTCGCATGGGCCACGAACCGCGTGTCGCGTTCCTGAGCTATTCGACCTTCGGCAATCCCGAGGGGCACTGGCTGGAGAATATCCGGGCCGCGGTCGCGGTACTGGACGCACGCCAGGTCGGCTTCGAATATGAAGGCGAGATGGCGCCGGACGTCGCGCTCAATCCCAAGCAGCTGGCGAACTATCCGTTCGCGCGCCTGTCGGGGCCGGCCAACGTGCTGATCATGCCGGGGCTGCAGAGCGCCAACATCTCGGCCAAGCTGCTGCGCGAACTCGGCGGCGATGCGGTGATCGGACCGATGCTGGTGGGCATGGAGAAGCCGGTGCAGATCGCGCCGATGACGAGCACGGCGAGCGAATTGGTGACGCTGGCGGTGCTCGCGGCGGGCGGGATCGCGCGGTAG
- a CDS encoding MarR family winged helix-turn-helix transcriptional regulator: MRTSARGEERRGGSAMNDTSYTMQPGALVVAGDPTAERLAVEALDLAGARVVARFGWRDVGGVHDHAAIDLLMIDTRGASDGDLDAALPVLDAFARDVGARIVAALATEQIDLVAACLFGRHVQLLCAPGMAERVAALSIAGAARLDGQVNEARDAEAERLRRLNEEVARIAETLARLTRGETVPPERPAPGVADRTLGYGAPPGDDIPVTAHDLRQAIRSRRLRAQFFADGLFEDPAWDMLLDLYAAEMERAQVSVSSLCIAAAVAPTTALRWIAKMTEAGLFERHPDPFDRRRAFMALSDKARVGMRNYCAAARRAGLAIA, encoded by the coding sequence ATGCGTACCTCGGCCCGGGGCGAGGAACGGCGGGGCGGATCGGCGATGAACGACACGAGTTACACGATGCAGCCCGGCGCCCTCGTGGTGGCGGGCGACCCGACGGCCGAGCGACTGGCGGTCGAGGCGCTGGACCTCGCCGGTGCGCGGGTGGTGGCACGGTTCGGCTGGCGCGACGTCGGCGGGGTGCACGATCACGCCGCGATCGACCTGCTCATGATCGACACGCGCGGTGCCTCGGACGGCGATCTCGATGCCGCGTTGCCGGTGCTGGATGCCTTTGCCCGGGATGTCGGGGCGCGAATCGTGGCGGCACTTGCGACGGAACAGATCGACCTCGTCGCGGCCTGCCTGTTCGGGCGGCATGTGCAATTGCTATGCGCGCCGGGCATGGCGGAGCGGGTGGCGGCACTCAGCATTGCCGGAGCGGCGCGGCTCGACGGACAGGTCAACGAGGCCCGCGATGCCGAGGCCGAGCGGCTCCGGCGGCTGAACGAGGAGGTCGCCCGCATCGCCGAGACGCTCGCTCGCCTGACGCGCGGCGAGACCGTGCCGCCGGAGCGCCCCGCCCCAGGCGTCGCCGATCGCACTTTGGGCTATGGCGCACCGCCGGGCGACGACATTCCGGTAACGGCGCACGATCTGCGCCAGGCGATCCGCTCGCGCCGGCTGCGCGCGCAATTCTTCGCCGACGGGCTGTTCGAGGATCCGGCCTGGGACATGCTGCTCGATCTCTACGCCGCCGAGATGGAGCGCGCGCAGGTCTCGGTCTCGTCCTTGTGCATTGCCGCCGCCGTCGCGCCGACGACGGCCCTGCGCTGGATCGCCAAGATGACCGAGGCCGGCCTGTTCGAACGCCACCCCGACCCGTTCGACCGTCGCCGCGCCTTCATGGCGCTCTCCGACAAGGCACGCGTCGGCATGCGCAACTATTGCGCCGCGGCCAGGCGGGCCGGGCTGGCGATCGCCTGA
- a CDS encoding NAD(P)(+) transhydrogenase (Re/Si-specific) subunit beta, whose product MEHVAVNPWAALAYLVAGVCFILALRGLSSPATSQRGNRYGMIGMTIAVVTTLVTHVPVIDLLVVGATPAFDYSAIIPRLDVVTILEILGAIALGGVIGLITARRIAMTDMPQLVAAFHSLVGLAAVLVAAAAFLNPVAFGIASIVNVSYALADGSFLAVPVTMINPVSRIEMGLGVAIGAITFSGSVIAFLKLNGNMGGKPIMLPGRHVINLAVLGAIIALVAYFTQDQSPWVFWTITALSFAIGFLLIIPIGGADMPVVVSMLNSYSGWAAAAMGFTLHNSAMIITGALVGSSGAILSYIMCKAMNRSFISVIAGGFGADASAAGGEAKEQRPWKRGSAEDAAFLMQQAEQIIIVPGYGMAVAQAQHALREMGDKLKAHGVRVKYAIHPVAGRMPGHMNVLLAEANVPYDDVFELEDINGEFAQTDVAFVIGANDVTNPAAKTDKTSPIYGMPVLDVEKAKTVLFIKRSMGGVGYAGVDNDVFYMDNTMMLLADAKKMVEEIVKNLD is encoded by the coding sequence ATGGAACATGTTGCGGTAAATCCATGGGCGGCGCTGGCGTATCTCGTCGCTGGCGTGTGCTTCATCCTCGCCTTGCGCGGCCTGTCGTCTCCGGCGACGTCGCAGCGCGGCAACCGCTACGGCATGATCGGCATGACGATCGCGGTGGTGACGACCTTGGTCACGCATGTGCCGGTGATCGATCTGCTCGTCGTCGGCGCGACTCCGGCTTTCGATTATTCGGCGATCATTCCCCGGCTCGACGTCGTCACCATTCTCGAAATCCTGGGTGCGATCGCTTTGGGCGGCGTGATCGGCCTGATCACCGCGCGCCGGATCGCGATGACGGACATGCCGCAACTTGTCGCTGCGTTCCACTCGCTGGTCGGCTTGGCGGCGGTGCTGGTCGCTGCGGCTGCGTTTCTGAACCCGGTTGCGTTCGGCATCGCGAGTATCGTCAACGTCAGTTATGCCTTGGCTGACGGCAGCTTCTTGGCGGTCCCGGTGACGATGATCAACCCGGTCAGTCGCATCGAAATGGGCCTGGGCGTCGCGATCGGCGCGATCACCTTCTCCGGCTCGGTCATCGCGTTCCTGAAACTGAACGGCAATATGGGCGGCAAGCCGATCATGCTGCCGGGCCGTCACGTCATCAACCTGGCCGTGCTGGGCGCGATCATCGCGCTGGTGGCGTATTTCACGCAGGACCAGAGCCCCTGGGTGTTCTGGACGATCACCGCGCTCAGCTTCGCAATCGGCTTCCTGCTGATCATCCCGATCGGCGGGGCGGACATGCCGGTCGTGGTGTCGATGCTGAACTCCTATTCGGGCTGGGCGGCGGCGGCGATGGGCTTCACGCTGCACAACAGCGCGATGATCATCACCGGTGCCCTGGTCGGATCGTCGGGCGCGATCCTCAGCTACATCATGTGCAAGGCGATGAACCGCAGCTTCATCAGCGTGATCGCCGGCGGTTTCGGCGCGGATGCTTCCGCCGCCGGTGGCGAGGCGAAGGAGCAGCGGCCGTGGAAGCGCGGGTCGGCCGAGGACGCCGCCTTCCTGATGCAGCAGGCCGAACAGATCATCATCGTCCCCGGCTACGGCATGGCCGTCGCTCAGGCGCAGCATGCGCTGCGCGAGATGGGCGACAAGTTGAAGGCGCACGGCGTGCGCGTGAAATATGCGATCCACCCGGTCGCGGGCCGCATGCCCGGCCATATGAATGTCCTGCTCGCCGAGGCCAACGTGCCGTATGACGACGTGTTCGAACTGGAGGATATCAACGGCGAATTCGCGCAGACCGACGTCGCCTTCGTGATCGGCGCCAACGACGTGACCAACCCCGCGGCCAAAACCGACAAGACCTCGCCGATCTACGGCATGCCGGTGCTCGACGTGGAAAAGGCCAAGACGGTTTTGTTCATCAAGCGCAGCATGGGCGGGGTCGGCTATGCCGGCGTCGACAACGACGTCTTCTACATGGACAACACCATGATGCTGCTCGCCGACGCCAAGAAGATGGTCGAGGAAATCGTCAAGAACCTCGACTGA
- a CDS encoding proton-translocating transhydrogenase family protein: protein MDFISILSIFVMACFVGYYVVWSVTPALHTPLMAVTNAISSVIIVGALIASAATGIGGTGATSKWLGLLAVVLASVNIFGGFAVTARMLAMYKKKPAAAAK from the coding sequence ATGGACTTTATCAGCATCCTGTCGATTTTCGTCATGGCCTGCTTCGTCGGCTATTATGTCGTCTGGTCGGTCACGCCGGCGCTGCACACGCCGCTGATGGCGGTGACCAACGCGATCTCGTCCGTCATCATCGTCGGCGCGCTGATCGCCAGCGCGGCGACCGGCATCGGCGGCACGGGCGCGACCTCGAAATGGCTCGGGCTGCTCGCGGTGGTGCTGGCCAGCGTGAACATCTTCGGCGGCTTCGCGGTGACGGCGCGAATGCTGGCAATGTACAAGAAGAAGCCGGCGGCGGCAGCGAAGTAA
- a CDS encoding PH domain-containing protein — protein sequence MGILHATAADPRELIEKHRAALTDGETVYYCYKTVRDYIAFTNWRVLYINVQGLTGSKREYLTVPYRSITAFSIESAGTFDLDAELSIYLSGHDAIEFKVGRNTDILGLQNFLAQKLDR from the coding sequence ATGGGCATCCTCCACGCCACCGCCGCCGATCCGCGCGAACTGATCGAGAAGCATCGCGCGGCGCTGACCGATGGCGAGACGGTCTATTATTGCTACAAGACGGTGCGCGATTACATCGCCTTCACCAACTGGCGCGTGCTGTACATCAACGTGCAGGGCCTCACGGGCAGCAAGCGCGAATATCTCACCGTGCCGTACCGCTCGATCACCGCCTTCTCGATCGAGAGCGCGGGCACGTTCGATCTCGATGCCGAACTCAGCATCTATCTGTCAGGCCATGACGCGATCGAGTTCAAGGTCGGCCGCAATACCGACATCCTCGGTTTGCAGAATTTCCTCGCGCAGAAGCTCGATCGATGA
- a CDS encoding type II toxin-antitoxin system HicB family antitoxin: MSPLSDADGGGFTAIAPELPGCRSDGDTPQEALDNIYDAIGCWIEAAQEMGRPVPQSRRAAA, encoded by the coding sequence ATGTCGCCACTCTCCGACGCCGATGGCGGCGGTTTTACGGCGATCGCGCCCGAACTTCCCGGCTGTCGATCCGACGGGGATACCCCCCAGGAAGCACTGGACAATATCTACGATGCGATCGGCTGCTGGATCGAGGCCGCCCAGGAAATGGGCCGACCCGTCCCCCAGTCGCGTCGCGCCGCCGCCTGA
- a CDS encoding endonuclease domain-containing protein, with protein sequence MARRLRRDMSLPEVLIWQRLKGKQTGLKFRKQHPFGAHVIDFCCLENRLAIEVGGEAHNRGDRPARDERRDAFLGENGWHLLHVAAARILKDPDAAIDAITAFAARPLHHSPEEANGPPPRAGEDQK encoded by the coding sequence ATGGCCCGTCGCCTGCGTCGAGACATGAGCCTGCCGGAAGTGCTGATTTGGCAGCGCCTGAAAGGCAAGCAGACCGGTCTGAAATTCCGCAAGCAACACCCGTTCGGCGCGCATGTCATCGATTTTTGCTGTCTCGAAAACCGCCTGGCGATCGAAGTCGGTGGCGAGGCGCATAATCGCGGTGATCGCCCCGCGCGCGATGAGCGCCGTGACGCATTCTTGGGGGAGAATGGCTGGCATCTCCTGCATGTCGCGGCTGCCCGTATTCTTAAAGACCCGGACGCTGCTATCGACGCGATCACAGCCTTTGCCGCCCGCCCCCTCCACCATTCGCCGGAAGAGGCGAACGGTCCCCCTCCCCGTGCCGGGGAGGATCAAAAATGA
- a CDS encoding NAD(P) transhydrogenase subunit alpha — translation MKIAVLKEQAAGENRVAATPETVKKFIALGAEMAVEAGAGVAASFADADYAAAGATVGPRADTLNGAEIILAVVGPDPATIGGAAPGAWLAASLNPFGAGENGGRARVDAYATAGIEALAMEFMPRITRAQSMDILSSQSNLAGYKSVLDAAAEYGRAFPMMMTAAGTVSAARVFVMGVGVAGLQAIATARRLGAQVSATDVRSATREQILSLGAKPIFVENVAGIEGEGAGGYAGEMSPEYQAAQAELVSGHIARQDIVITTALIPGRPAPRLISAEQVASMRPGSVIVDLAVEAGGNVEGSVAGEVVSVNGVKIVGHRNVAGRLAADASALFSRNLFNFLSAFWDKETGKPVLDEEIGDAIRLTKGGAVVNARLLS, via the coding sequence GTGAAGATCGCGGTCCTGAAGGAACAGGCGGCCGGTGAAAACCGCGTCGCCGCCACCCCCGAGACGGTCAAGAAGTTCATCGCCCTTGGTGCCGAGATGGCGGTCGAGGCGGGGGCCGGTGTCGCGGCATCCTTTGCCGATGCCGATTACGCCGCGGCCGGCGCGACGGTCGGCCCGCGCGCGGATACGCTGAACGGGGCGGAGATCATCCTCGCGGTGGTCGGACCCGATCCGGCGACGATCGGCGGCGCGGCCCCGGGTGCGTGGCTCGCCGCAAGCCTCAATCCGTTCGGGGCCGGAGAAAATGGTGGGCGCGCCCGCGTCGATGCCTATGCCACCGCCGGCATCGAGGCGTTGGCGATGGAATTCATGCCGCGCATCACCCGCGCGCAATCGATGGACATCCTGTCCTCGCAATCGAACCTCGCCGGGTACAAGTCCGTTCTTGACGCGGCGGCCGAATATGGCCGCGCCTTCCCGATGATGATGACGGCGGCCGGCACGGTGAGCGCCGCGCGCGTGTTCGTGATGGGCGTCGGCGTGGCCGGCCTGCAGGCGATCGCCACCGCCCGCCGCCTGGGCGCGCAGGTGTCCGCGACCGACGTGCGCAGCGCGACCCGGGAACAGATCCTGTCTTTGGGCGCCAAGCCGATCTTCGTCGAGAACGTCGCCGGCATCGAGGGCGAGGGTGCCGGCGGCTATGCCGGTGAGATGTCGCCCGAATATCAAGCGGCGCAGGCGGAACTGGTCTCCGGCCACATCGCCAGGCAGGACATCGTCATCACCACCGCGCTGATCCCCGGCCGCCCCGCGCCGCGCCTGATCTCGGCCGAGCAGGTCGCCAGCATGCGCCCCGGCAGCGTGATCGTCGATCTCGCGGTCGAGGCTGGCGGCAACGTCGAAGGGTCCGTGGCGGGCGAGGTGGTGAGCGTGAACGGCGTGAAGATCGTCGGCCACCGCAACGTCGCCGGCCGCCTGGCGGCGGACGCCAGCGCCTTGTTCAGCCGCAACCTGTTCAACTTCCTCAGCGCGTTCTGGGACAAGGAAACGGGCAAGCCGGTGCTCGATGAAGAAATCGGCGACGCGATCCGCCTGACCAAGGGTGGTGCCGTGGTGAACGCGAGGCTCCTGTCTTGA
- a CDS encoding aa3-type cytochrome c oxidase subunit IV, which yields MAGNGDLKAHEQTYGQVIGLLKWGAVACAVIAAAVIWLISR from the coding sequence ATGGCCGGCAACGGTGATCTGAAAGCGCACGAACAGACCTATGGCCAGGTGATCGGCCTGTTGAAGTGGGGCGCCGTCGCCTGTGCCGTGATCGCCGCCGCGGTGATCTGGCTGATCTCGCGCTAA